The Clostridia bacterium genome has a window encoding:
- a CDS encoding DUF2007 domain-containing protein — MVVCPDCKTEYDGNKKSCPVCKPENRTKDKPAEEWKYLTTVKNNIEFEIIKDVLEMGNIPVVQKVKGMDGYLQIIMGVPLAGIEVFVPEDRFEEAVQLLDAKSADELTGDVD, encoded by the coding sequence ATGGTAGTATGTCCAGACTGTAAAACTGAATATGACGGTAATAAAAAAAGCTGCCCGGTATGCAAGCCTGAAAATAGAACAAAAGATAAGCCTGCGGAAGAGTGGAAATATCTAACCACTGTAAAAAACAATATTGAGTTTGAGATTATCAAAGATGTACTGGAAATGGGGAATATTCCAGTAGTTCAAAAGGTAAAAGGAATGGATGGATATCTTCAGATCATAATGGGAGTCCCTCTCGCAGGGATAGAGGTTTTTGTCCCCGAAGACAGGTTTGAAGAAGCAGTCCAACTGCTGGATGCAAAGTCTGCGGACGAGCTCACAGGGGATGTGGATTAA